The sequence below is a genomic window from Salicibibacter cibarius.
CTTATCAAAATAACCTTCCTTCTGAAGCTAGTGACGAAATTTCTGATCCTGAATTAACTCGAATCAGTAGACAATTTGAAGAGGACGATCAAGAATTCTATCTGCTTTCAGGAAGCTTAGATGAAGAAAATGGTTATATCCATGTTTTTGCAACTTTTGATGAAGATGAGGAAATTCTAAATTTTGGATTTGGAGTAATTGAAGGAGATCTTTATGAAAGCCCTGCTACATTAAATGTTTATGATGTAGATGGAGAAACAGTTGAAGAAGAAGAAGACACTGTACTTGAGTTCACCAATGCAGAACTTGACATTCAAAACCAATTAACTGAAGCAATTTTTGAAGCTAACGAATCTGATATTCGTATTCAGGTTGAAGACCCTTGTGATTTTGCAGTTGCAGCTAGTGCAGGAATTGCTTGTGGTGTTCCTGGCCTTTTTGCCGGAACATTCACAGCAGGTATAGGGTGGTTGGTATTTGCAGGAGTGTGCGGCGCTACTGTAGACGCTGTAACTCCATCTGGTGCTTGTTCCTAAGACTAAAAAGGGATTGTCTCAAAAAAGACAATCCCTTTTTAGTTTAAATTTATGTAAATGAGGAAAAAAATCATTAATTGCGCTAATAATATAATTTAGGGAGAGGGGGGATTCGGTATGAACAAACTAACAGGAATTTTACTCTTTAGCTTATTTCCTGGAATAGTTATGGTAATTATTAATATCATATGGAGTTTAACTCAAAACACTCCTATCACATTTAATTCAATTCTTATATACTTCGTAATAGGCTTTACCATAGGCAGTGTATTAGTAATTTTACGTTTGTTAATTAAAGGGGAACTTTGGAAATAAACTTTGCGTCTTTAAAGCGTGATCCTTATCAGTGTATCGCCAAATGCTGGTATTGCAGGTGGAGCTACGATATGTGGTTTGGCATCAATAGGAACAGGAATTGGTTTTATTGTCATTATCAGTTGTGCTTGGTTTACTGGAGGTCTTATACAATATACATGTGAAGAAGGCTGATTTTATTAAACAAGTTATGAAGGGGGAAAACACTCACAAAAATATGGTTCGGTGCAGTGAGCGGTTTACGCATTGTCAAGCAGCGTATAAAAACGTGCATAAAATCCTCTTTAGAATAAATAAATTGGGAGCGATAGAATCAGCAAGAAAACGCCAGCAATTTTTTAGGCCATGAAACAAACTTATATTCCTGTTACTTGGGATGGGTGTGGCCAATTTGCTTTCTATGACCGGGCACTATTCTACCCTTCCTTGCTATATCCTTCTTCCGCTTCCCGTTTCACTTTCGCAAGCGATGACGTGCCAAGCCCGGCGGTCACTGTCGCCACGTATCCCCCTTCAATTAACGGAGCATTGCAAATCGCGATGTTTCGGCCTTCATACATTTCCTGTACCATTTCCGCGTTCATTTTCGCGCTTCCAATGTCATAAAAAATAAGAATAGCATCTTCCGGATCAATTTCTTTTACGATCGCTTCAATACGGTCCACGCTTGTGCCGATTTCGCCTCCGTCAAGCCCGCCGCAAGCATAGACGCCTACCTCCGGATTCGCTTGTTGCAACAGCTCCCTGGCACCTTCCGCCAACGTTTCTACGTGGGAGATTAAAAGGATCGCCACTTGATTTCCTGCCATTATCCTTCCCCCTCATCCATTGTCTTCGCCAGTGCTTGAAATAAATAAAAGCTGGATACTGCTCCCGGGTCGAGATGCCCCACCGATTTTTCGCCGAGGAGTGCTCCACGCCCTTTTTTCACGACCATACTTTCGGTTTCCTCCATCCCTGTTTGCGCAGCATCCTCGATTTTCTTCCAGTCCGGTTCATTTTCATCAAGGATCGCTGCTACCGGGGACCATACGTCCAAGAGCGTGCCGTCACCGGCTTGGGCTTTCCCTCGCTGGGCAATCCCTTCCACCGCTTTTGCCATCCCTGACATCCACGCCGGGCCGTCCACCTGGTCCACGTCCGTCCAAGCCGTGCCCAAACGCATAAAAGCTGTGCCGTATAACGGACCGGCAGCGCCACCCACGTTAGAGACGAGTGCACTCCCTATTTTTTGCATCAGTTGTGACAACGATAAATCTTTCCAATCATCCAGGTTTTCAACAACTGCCCGAAAGCCCCGTTCCATATTCACACCATGATCGCCGTCGCCGACGAATTGATCGAGCTTGGATAATTCATCTTTATGTTCGACCAACTTTTCCGCTGTTTGCCGCATCCATTGCGCTGCCTGTTCATTATTCATTTTCTCTACCTCCTAATACTGCGTCCATTGAACCGTATGCACAGGCGCCTCCAAGTACTTCGACAATTCTTCATCGAGTGCCAGCAACGTCAGTGACACGCCTGCCATATCCAGGCTTGTCATATAATCCCCGACAAATGTGTGTTGGATATCCCGATTCAATTGCTTCATCACATCGTTGGCAAACACATGCTGCTCCATAAGCGAAGTGCTACCCATGCCATTGATCAACAGCGCTAACGGCGCTTCCTCAGGGATTTCTTTTAAAATAGATTTCAGTAAAAGTTGCGCTGTCTTTTCGGACGTCGCCACGTCCCGGCGTTCCATGCCCCGTTCCCCGTGAATCCCAATGCCAACTTCCATTTCGTCTTCGGAAAGATCGAAACTCGGCTGCGCAACCGCCGGTAATGTACAGGGCTTGAGTGCAACACTCATGCTTCGAATCCTGCTCACCGCCTTTTCTGCGACACGCTTCACGTCGGACAAGGACGCCCCTGTTTCCGCAAACGCCCCCGTAATTTTTTGAACGAGCACCGTCCCGGCAATACCCCGCCGTTGTTCAGAATCGTTAACGGCAACATCGTCATTAATGATAACCATCTCTGTTTTGATCCCTTCTGCCTCCGCCATTTCCTGAGCCATTTCACCGTTCATAACGTCCCCATTGTAATTTTTTATGAGAAGCAATACGCCTTCTCCTTGATCAACTGCCTGGATAGCTGCGAAAAACTGGTCTGCGCCCGGTGACGTGAACACCTCTCCGGCGACAGCAGCATCAAGCATCCCTTTCCCAACGTAACCGGCATGAGCGGGCTCATGGCCACTTCCGCCTCCGCTAACGAGGCCGACTTTTTGCGGAGTAAGCGAGCGTCGGACAATGACATCCGTTCCTTCCAAACGATCAATCAAGGTGTCGTTTGCCGCGACAAGCCCGTCCAGAAAAGCAGACACAATCTGTTCAGGGTCATTCATTAATTTTTTCATATAAATCCCTCCGCTCGTAGTATGCATGATATATATACCCGTTAATCAAGCGAGAAAATCGTGAAAAAACGCGTTCACCTACTCGATTTCAGTGAACACGCCATTTAGATCTATTTTTAAATCTGTGAAAATAACCGAGTGAAGAACGTCTGAAGGGCCATACGTGTTTCTTTCCGAATACTTCCCATTAACCAATGGATGCAGGTGGACGAGGTTATGCTCTGTGTCCACAATCTAATATTCCTCCACGCCTGCTTGTTCATAGACGTTAAATTTTTCATTGAAATCCTTCATGGCTGTAGATGGGGACAGAGCTTCCGCTACAAGACTAGGCGGTCCTTTAAAACCTTTTTCGGTAAGCGAAGCAAAATCACATATGACCGACAAATCAAGTTGTACAATTGTGTCCGCTTCTTCATAAGTTTACTCGCGGTCGAGAAACACATCAAATGGGGCGAGGAAAACATGACAGTGATTTCGAAAGTGTTCTTTCAATGCAATGTGTAGTTCACTCAATATGTGTTCAGGCCTTGGGGCTGGCATCATATCATATGGCCGTCCGTGAATAATCTCCCAGCGTCCCCCGCCAGTTTCTCCATTCAGGATACTTGTAGCTGTCTTGGCGACCCGGCATCGTCATACGCTATCAGCTCCCTTTTTCTTATATATCCATAGCCAATGATTACAGTAGCTAGACGATCGTCACCCGATACGGAGCGGTTGTCCACACATTCTTCATCAAACATTTGTTTAATAAATCGTATCGACATATTCCCGCGCCCAATGTTACGTGGATGGTCGCGGACTTGAACACATGGATGTACATTCTATCCCTTCGCCTTCCATTTGAATGACCGCGTGCGAGATACGAAATTCTTCTTTTAACATGTGGGTCGCTTGCCGAAGCAATGCGTCGCGGTCCGCCCCCTCTTCCACAACAAGGTGGCAACTTAACGCCGGGAAGTCTGAAGTGATCGACCACAAATGCAAATCATGCAACGAATGGACATGCGGCAATTCTTTTAAATGTTTTTCAATCTTTTGCAAGGATATGCTCGCTGGTTTTCCCTCCATCAAGACATGCACCGACTCACTTGCAATGCGAAATCCAGCCGTTAAAATTAACAGCGCCACTACTATGCTAATAATCGGATCGGCAAATGTCCAATTGAAAAATAAAATCAGCAATCCGGCAACAAGCACCCCGATCGTACTGACAATATCTCCGAGCACGTGGAAAAAAGCGCCGCGCAAGTTCAGGTTTCCTTTCACATCACCTCCGCGCAAAAATATCCACGCGACGAGCAAATTGATGAAAAGGGCAAAGCTTGCAAACGCCAACATTCCTCCCCCGGCGACTTCGGGAGGTGCTTGAAAACGTTGAATTGCCTGCCAGAACACAAATACGGAGATGCCGATCAACACAACTCCGTTGATTAGTGCCGCAAGAATCTCGAATCGCCGGTAGCCAAACGTTTTGCTTTTGCTTG
It includes:
- the dhaM gene encoding dihydroxyacetone kinase phosphoryl donor subunit DhaM translates to MAGNQVAILLISHVETLAEGARELLQQANPEVGVYACGGLDGGEIGTSVDRIEAIVKEIDPEDAILIFYDIGSAKMNAEMVQEMYEGRNIAICNAPLIEGGYVATVTAGLGTSSLAKVKREAEEGYSKEG
- the dhaL gene encoding dihydroxyacetone kinase subunit DhaL — translated: MNNEQAAQWMRQTAEKLVEHKDELSKLDQFVGDGDHGVNMERGFRAVVENLDDWKDLSLSQLMQKIGSALVSNVGGAAGPLYGTAFMRLGTAWTDVDQVDGPAWMSGMAKAVEGIAQRGKAQAGDGTLLDVWSPVAAILDENEPDWKKIEDAAQTGMEETESMVVKKGRGALLGEKSVGHLDPGAVSSFYLFQALAKTMDEGEG
- a CDS encoding cation diffusion facilitator family transporter, which encodes MSHNHHHHHHTDNKKALLLALLLIFILVIAEVIGGLLTNSLALMADAGHMLSDFFAIGLALIAFKVGERAASKSKTFGYRRFEILAALINGVVLIGISVFVFWQAIQRFQAPPEVAGGGMLAFASFALFINLLVAWIFLRGGDVKGNLNLRGAFFHVLGDIVSTIGVLVAGLLILFFNWTFADPIISIVVALLILTAGFRIASESVHVLMEGKPASISLQKIEKHLKELPHVHSLHDLHLWSITSDFPALSCHLVVEEGADRDALLRQATHMLKEEFRISHAVIQMEGEGIECTSMCSSPRPST
- a CDS encoding Uma2 family endonuclease, with translation MSVICDFASLTEKGFKGPPSLVAEALSPSTAMKDFNEKFNVYEQAGVEEY
- the dhaK gene encoding dihydroxyacetone kinase subunit DhaK, producing the protein MKKLMNDPEQIVSAFLDGLVAANDTLIDRLEGTDVIVRRSLTPQKVGLVSGGGSGHEPAHAGYVGKGMLDAAVAGEVFTSPGADQFFAAIQAVDQGEGVLLLIKNYNGDVMNGEMAQEMAEAEGIKTEMVIINDDVAVNDSEQRRGIAGTVLVQKITGAFAETGASLSDVKRVAEKAVSRIRSMSVALKPCTLPAVAQPSFDLSEDEMEVGIGIHGERGMERRDVATSEKTAQLLLKSILKEIPEEAPLALLINGMGSTSLMEQHVFANDVMKQLNRDIQHTFVGDYMTSLDMAGVSLTLLALDEELSKYLEAPVHTVQWTQY